One region of Caldimonas thermodepolymerans genomic DNA includes:
- a CDS encoding flagellin — protein sequence MPQIINTNIVSLNAQRNLNSSQTALSTAMQRLSSGLRVNSAKDDAAGLAIAERMNAQIRGMNVAIRNANDGISLAQTAEGALGKIGDMLQRMRELAVQSRNATNSDGDRANLQKEFRELQDEIKRTIESSKFNGKSLFDENGDSFEATMVYQVGANTDASDHIVLTGQNLNGIATTVTGTGAFAATDPATILATAFTADLDGASSGIAIGGWTDTAAVSGAVVGEEIDNAIKVIDKALDVVNDQRAKYGAIQNRFENVIANLQVAAENQSAARSRIMDADFAAETAALSRAQILQQAGNAMVAQANQLPQQVLALLQR from the coding sequence ATGCCTCAGATCATCAACACCAACATCGTTTCGCTGAACGCCCAGCGCAACCTGAACTCGTCGCAAACCGCACTGAGCACGGCGATGCAGCGGCTGTCGTCGGGCCTGCGCGTCAACAGCGCCAAGGACGATGCGGCGGGCCTGGCCATCGCCGAGCGCATGAACGCGCAGATCCGCGGCATGAACGTGGCCATTCGCAATGCGAACGACGGCATCTCGCTGGCCCAGACCGCCGAAGGCGCGCTGGGCAAGATCGGCGACATGCTGCAGCGCATGCGCGAGCTGGCCGTGCAGTCGCGCAACGCGACCAACAGCGATGGCGACCGCGCCAACCTCCAGAAGGAGTTCCGGGAGCTGCAGGACGAGATCAAGCGCACCATCGAGTCGTCCAAGTTCAACGGCAAGAGCCTGTTCGACGAGAACGGGGACTCCTTCGAGGCGACGATGGTCTACCAGGTGGGCGCCAACACCGATGCGTCCGACCACATCGTGCTGACCGGCCAGAACCTGAACGGCATCGCTACCACGGTCACCGGTACCGGTGCCTTCGCCGCCACCGACCCGGCCACGATCCTGGCCACCGCCTTCACCGCCGACCTGGACGGCGCCTCCTCCGGCATCGCCATCGGCGGCTGGACGGACACGGCCGCGGTTTCCGGCGCGGTGGTGGGTGAAGAAATCGACAACGCCATCAAGGTGATCGACAAGGCGCTGGACGTGGTCAACGACCAGCGCGCCAAGTACGGTGCGATCCAGAACCGCTTCGAGAACGTGATCGCCAACCTGCAGGTGGCGGCGGAGAACCAGTCGGCCGCGCGCAGCCGCATCATGGACGCCGACTTCGCGGCCGAGACCGCGGCGCTGTCGCGTGCCCAGATCCTGCAGCAGGCCGGCAACGCGATGGTCGCCCAGGCCAACCAGCTGCCGCAGCAGGTGCTGGCGCTGCTGCAGCGCTGA
- a CDS encoding flagellin has protein sequence MALSVNTNIISMNSQRSLSGTQNSLATAMQRLSSGLRVNSAKDDAAGLAIAERMNAQVRGMNVAIRNANDGISLAQTAEGALGKIGDMLQRMRELAVQSRNATNSDDDRANLQKEFGELQAEIQRTIESSKFNGKSLFDSSDSTFEATMAFQVGANTNDYDKIEVTAQNLKGTATTASAAAASTDAAEILATAFTTNATGTGATGIAIGGWSNTATTAGDEIDNAIDVIDKALDVVNEQRAKYGAVQNRFDAVIATLQVSVENAAASKSRIMDADFAAETANLSRAQILQQAGTAMVSQANQLPQQVLALLR, from the coding sequence ATGGCTTTGTCTGTCAATACCAACATCATCTCGATGAACTCGCAGCGGAGCTTGTCGGGGACCCAGAACTCGCTGGCCACCGCCATGCAACGGCTGTCTTCGGGCCTGCGCGTCAACAGTGCCAAGGACGATGCCGCCGGTCTCGCGATCGCCGAGCGCATGAACGCCCAGGTGCGCGGCATGAACGTCGCGATCCGCAACGCCAACGACGGCATCTCGCTGGCCCAGACCGCCGAAGGCGCGCTGGGCAAGATCGGCGACATGCTGCAGCGCATGCGCGAGCTCGCGGTGCAGTCGCGCAACGCCACCAACAGCGACGATGACCGTGCCAACCTCCAGAAGGAGTTTGGAGAACTTCAAGCTGAAATCCAGCGGACCATCGAGTCGTCCAAGTTCAACGGCAAGAGCCTGTTCGACTCGAGCGATTCGACGTTCGAGGCAACCATGGCCTTCCAGGTCGGTGCGAACACCAACGACTACGACAAGATCGAGGTGACGGCGCAGAACCTGAAGGGCACGGCCACCACCGCGAGCGCCGCGGCCGCCAGCACCGACGCGGCCGAGATCCTGGCGACCGCCTTCACGACCAACGCGACCGGCACGGGCGCGACCGGCATCGCGATCGGTGGCTGGAGCAACACTGCCACGACGGCCGGCGACGAGATCGACAACGCGATCGACGTGATCGACAAGGCGCTGGACGTGGTCAACGAACAGCGTGCCAAGTACGGTGCCGTGCAGAACCGCTTCGACGCGGTGATCGCGACGCTGCAGGTGAGCGTGGAGAACGCTGCGGCCTCGAAGAGCCGGATCATGGACGCGGACTTCGCCGCCGAGACGGCCAACCTCTCGCGAGCCCAGATCCTGCAGCAGGCCGGCACGGCGATGGTCTCGCAGGCCAACCAGCTGCCTCAGCAGGTGCTGGCGCTGCTGCGCTGA
- a CDS encoding tetratricopeptide repeat protein, which produces MRNTAHLPSSAPRKGLAPYQHRGHEFLRQKQWSQAERELANAVRYGSREALDWIGLSIARWKLDDLDGSVAAGRKALELQPGNTTACMVLTQALIAQQRFAEAAQVFEALPAGAPRDHDFHLNYGICLLRTQRPQEAIGEFLQALQYRMDAAPTHTQLGLAFRELKLYEEAVECFRTAAALDPHHVAARAFVAHLDQFACRWTSFTANREEYLRALHEAARRCTGQGAESTPFALVAMPHTREDFLVAARLESRRLARGVKPLPARPLTAADARRRLRIGYLSCDFHQHATALLITEMFERHDRDRFEVFLYSHGVDDGSPVRERLRRAAEHFVDVAPLSPAAIARRVHDDGIDILVDLKGHTTDNRFTTLAYRPTPVQASFLGFPGTTGADYVDYFIGDRHVTPLAHADGYSEKIAQMPHCYQPNDRQRPKPVPSTRAQWGLPEQAFLFACFNQSYKIIPETFEAWMDILRDVPGSCLWLLDGGPQACTNLRAQAEARGVDPQRLIFGAPVTPAHHLSRLVHADLMLDTWPCNAHTTASDAVWAGLPIVTLPGETFASRVAASLLYTLDLPELVCADVEAYKRTAVALARDPARLAQLRSRLAHGRDHGPLFDSTRFARDIEALYARMWERRLAGLSPDHLPAA; this is translated from the coding sequence ATGCGCAATACCGCACACCTGCCTTCGTCGGCCCCCCGCAAGGGCCTCGCCCCGTACCAGCACCGCGGACACGAGTTCCTGCGGCAGAAGCAGTGGAGCCAGGCCGAACGGGAACTGGCGAACGCGGTCCGCTACGGCAGCCGGGAAGCGCTCGACTGGATCGGCCTGTCGATCGCACGCTGGAAGCTCGACGACCTGGACGGCAGCGTGGCTGCCGGTCGCAAGGCGCTGGAGCTGCAGCCGGGCAACACGACCGCCTGCATGGTGCTGACCCAGGCGCTGATCGCCCAGCAGCGCTTCGCCGAGGCCGCACAAGTGTTCGAGGCCCTGCCCGCCGGGGCACCCCGTGACCACGACTTCCACCTCAACTACGGCATCTGCCTGCTACGCACGCAGCGCCCGCAGGAAGCCATCGGCGAGTTCCTGCAGGCGCTGCAGTACCGCATGGACGCCGCGCCCACCCACACCCAGCTCGGCCTGGCGTTCCGTGAACTCAAGCTGTATGAAGAAGCGGTGGAATGCTTCCGCACCGCCGCCGCCCTCGATCCCCACCACGTGGCCGCACGCGCCTTCGTCGCGCACCTGGACCAGTTCGCCTGCCGCTGGACCAGCTTCACGGCCAACCGGGAGGAATACCTGCGCGCGCTGCACGAAGCCGCCCGTCGCTGCACCGGCCAAGGCGCGGAGAGCACCCCGTTCGCGCTGGTGGCGATGCCCCACACCCGCGAGGACTTCCTGGTGGCGGCTCGCCTCGAGTCCCGCCGCCTGGCACGGGGCGTCAAGCCGCTGCCCGCGCGTCCCCTCACCGCGGCGGATGCGCGCCGGCGGCTGCGTATCGGCTACCTGTCATGCGACTTCCACCAGCACGCGACCGCGCTGCTGATCACCGAGATGTTCGAACGCCACGACCGCGATCGCTTCGAGGTGTTCCTCTACTCCCACGGCGTCGACGATGGCTCTCCCGTGCGCGAGCGGCTGCGCCGCGCGGCCGAACACTTCGTCGACGTGGCCCCACTGTCACCGGCGGCGATTGCACGACGCGTCCACGACGACGGCATCGACATCCTCGTCGACCTCAAGGGCCACACCACCGACAACCGCTTCACGACGCTGGCCTACCGGCCCACGCCGGTGCAGGCCTCGTTCCTCGGTTTCCCCGGCACGACGGGTGCCGATTATGTCGACTACTTCATCGGCGACCGCCACGTCACGCCGCTGGCGCATGCGGACGGCTACAGCGAGAAGATCGCGCAGATGCCGCACTGCTACCAGCCGAACGACCGCCAGCGCCCCAAGCCGGTGCCGAGCACGCGCGCCCAGTGGGGCCTGCCGGAACAGGCGTTCCTGTTTGCCTGCTTCAACCAATCGTACAAGATCATCCCCGAGACCTTCGAGGCCTGGATGGACATCCTGCGCGACGTGCCCGGCAGCTGCCTGTGGCTGCTCGATGGCGGCCCGCAGGCCTGTACCAACCTGCGGGCGCAGGCCGAAGCGCGCGGCGTCGATCCGCAAAGGCTGATCTTCGGGGCGCCGGTGACTCCGGCACACCACCTGTCGCGCCTGGTGCATGCCGACCTGATGCTGGACACCTGGCCCTGCAATGCCCACACCACGGCCAGCGACGCGGTGTGGGCCGGCCTGCCGATCGTCACGCTGCCGGGCGAGACCTTCGCCTCGCGCGTGGCCGCAAGCCTGCTCTACACGCTGGACCTGCCCGAGCTGGTCTGCGCCGATGTCGAGGCCTACAAGCGGACCGCCGTGGCGCTGGCGCGCGACCCCGCCCGGCTGGCGCAGCTGCGCAGCCGCCTGGCGCACGGGCGTGACCACGGCCCGCTGTTCGACAGCACGCGCTTTGCCCGCGACATCGAGGCGCTTTACGCGCGGATGTGGGAACGCAGGCTCGCGGGCCTGTCCCCGGACCACCTGCCGGCCGCATGA
- the fliE gene encoding flagellar hook-basal body complex protein FliE, with amino-acid sequence MDVRLKPFNFEQALARSGVVLPAQQRPAARVETSGTQVGFSQALTQALKSVSQAQHKATELQREVQLDNPSVSLEETMIAMQKAQIGFQATLHVRNRLVQAYSDIMNMQV; translated from the coding sequence ATGGATGTGAGGCTGAAACCGTTCAACTTCGAGCAGGCGCTCGCCCGCAGCGGCGTGGTGCTGCCGGCGCAGCAGCGCCCGGCGGCTCGGGTCGAGACGTCCGGCACCCAGGTCGGGTTCTCGCAGGCGCTGACCCAGGCGCTCAAGTCGGTGAGCCAGGCGCAGCACAAGGCCACGGAGCTGCAGCGCGAGGTGCAGCTGGACAACCCCAGCGTCTCGCTGGAAGAGACGATGATCGCGATGCAGAAGGCGCAGATCGGCTTCCAGGCCACGCTGCACGTGCGCAACCGCCTGGTGCAGGCATACTCCGACATCATGAACATGCAGGTCTGA
- the fliF gene encoding flagellar basal-body MS-ring/collar protein FliF translates to MDNAVALQPQHLPAASDGPDAVQPGLLGRLNALPASRKLSLGAGLAALLAIVVAMLLWSARPEYKVLYANLSDKDGGAIIAQLSQMNVPYRHADGGSAILVPADKVHDVRLKLASAGLPKGSTVGFELMDNARFGITQFQERLTFQRGLEGELTRSISALSAVQSARVHLALPNQNGFFREQQKPSASVLVTLYPGRTLDRAQIAGIVHLVSSSVPDLSPKAVSIVDQTGALLTENPEARHGLGLDAQQLQYVAQIEASYTRRIIDLLEPVLGRDNLRAQVTAEVDFSQSESTSEQFRPNQGGEPAAVRSQQTLESTQPNGTTATGIPGAVSNQPPVPASAPINGPAQALQPAGGSAAATVNVRREAVTNYEVDKTVRVTRNASGTIKRVNAAVVVNHRTTTGPNGKTVTAPPSQEELDKLTALVQETIGYNPERGDSVKVIAAPFHPERNDEPSDLPLWQQPQALDLLRVAAMPAALALLALLIIFGVVRPALKAAAPQPEPVPALDAKVDDPEVLPPLPDQAGGTSSVPMLAAPVASDKLEAARMLARENPGAVANIVRTWVNKDAAA, encoded by the coding sequence ATGGACAACGCCGTTGCCTTGCAACCCCAACACCTGCCCGCTGCATCGGACGGCCCCGATGCCGTGCAGCCGGGCCTGCTCGGCCGCCTGAACGCGCTGCCCGCCTCGCGCAAGCTTTCGCTCGGCGCCGGCCTGGCCGCGCTGCTGGCCATCGTCGTCGCGATGCTGCTGTGGTCCGCGCGCCCTGAATACAAGGTCCTGTACGCCAACCTGTCGGACAAGGACGGCGGCGCGATCATCGCGCAGCTGTCGCAGATGAACGTGCCGTACCGCCATGCCGACGGCGGCTCGGCCATCCTGGTGCCGGCCGACAAGGTGCACGACGTGCGCCTGAAGCTGGCCTCGGCCGGCCTGCCCAAGGGCTCGACCGTCGGCTTCGAGCTGATGGACAACGCCCGCTTCGGGATCACCCAGTTCCAGGAGCGGCTGACCTTCCAGCGCGGCCTGGAAGGCGAGCTGACGCGCTCGATCAGCGCGCTGTCGGCGGTGCAGAGCGCCCGCGTGCACCTGGCGCTGCCGAACCAGAACGGCTTCTTCCGCGAGCAGCAGAAACCCTCCGCCTCGGTGCTGGTCACCCTCTACCCGGGGCGCACGCTCGACCGCGCGCAGATCGCCGGCATCGTGCACCTGGTTTCTTCCAGCGTGCCGGACCTCTCGCCCAAGGCCGTCAGCATCGTCGACCAGACCGGCGCGCTGCTGACCGAGAACCCCGAGGCCCGCCACGGCCTGGGCCTGGATGCGCAGCAGCTGCAGTACGTCGCGCAGATCGAGGCGTCCTACACCCGGCGCATCATCGACCTGCTCGAGCCGGTGCTCGGCCGCGACAACCTGCGCGCGCAGGTCACCGCCGAGGTGGACTTCTCGCAGAGCGAATCGACCTCCGAGCAGTTCCGCCCCAACCAGGGCGGCGAGCCGGCCGCGGTGCGCAGCCAGCAGACCCTGGAATCGACCCAGCCCAACGGCACCACCGCCACCGGCATCCCGGGTGCGGTGAGCAACCAGCCGCCGGTGCCCGCCTCCGCCCCGATCAACGGCCCGGCGCAGGCCCTGCAGCCGGCCGGGGGCAGCGCGGCCGCCACGGTCAACGTGCGCCGCGAGGCGGTCACCAACTACGAGGTCGACAAGACGGTGCGCGTGACGCGCAACGCCAGCGGCACGATCAAGCGCGTCAACGCGGCCGTGGTCGTCAACCACCGCACCACCACCGGCCCGAACGGCAAGACCGTCACCGCCCCGCCGTCGCAGGAGGAACTGGACAAGCTCACCGCGCTGGTGCAGGAGACCATCGGCTACAACCCGGAGCGCGGCGACTCGGTCAAGGTGATCGCCGCCCCGTTCCACCCCGAGCGCAACGACGAGCCGAGCGACCTGCCGCTGTGGCAGCAGCCCCAGGCGCTGGACCTGCTGCGCGTGGCGGCCATGCCGGCGGCACTGGCCCTGCTGGCGCTGCTGATCATCTTCGGCGTCGTGCGCCCGGCCCTGAAGGCCGCCGCGCCGCAGCCCGAGCCCGTGCCCGCGCTGGACGCCAAGGTCGACGACCCCGAGGTGCTGCCGCCGCTGCCCGACCAGGCCGGCGGCACCAGCAGCGTGCCGATGCTGGCCGCCCCGGTGGCCAGCGACAAGCTGGAAGCCGCGCGCATGCTCGCGCGCGAGAACCCAGGCGCGGTCGCGAACATCGTGCGCACCTGGGTCAACAAGGACGCCGCGGCCTGA
- the fliG gene encoding flagellar motor switch protein FliG — translation MDEQGLQDSAILLMSLGEEDAAEVFKHLSPKEVQRLGETMARMKVIPRDRVEAVLERFAADASEQSMLVNDSDEYVKTVLRRALGEDKANLLIDRILQGSDVTGIESLKWMDPTSVAELLRNEHPQIVAAILVHLDFEQSSQVLKCFTERQRNEVMIRIATLDGIQPAALKDLNEVLSKVLAGGDRLRKASLGGAKTAAEIINMMGSSVESSVLDYIRQSDPELAQKIMDNMFTFDDLLKMDDRGFQLLLREVQTESLVIALKGASPELRERVFGNMSTRAAEALREDLESRGPVRLSEVEAEQKELLKIVRRLAEEGQIVLGMGGDDSFV, via the coding sequence ATGGATGAACAAGGACTGCAGGACTCGGCCATCTTGCTGATGTCGCTCGGCGAAGAGGACGCGGCCGAGGTGTTCAAGCACCTCTCGCCCAAGGAGGTGCAGCGCCTGGGCGAGACGATGGCCAGGATGAAGGTCATCCCGCGCGACCGCGTCGAGGCCGTGCTGGAGCGCTTCGCCGCCGACGCGTCCGAGCAGAGCATGCTGGTCAACGACAGCGACGAATACGTCAAGACCGTGCTGCGCCGCGCGCTCGGCGAGGACAAGGCCAACCTGCTGATCGACCGCATCCTGCAGGGCAGCGACGTCACCGGCATCGAGAGCCTGAAGTGGATGGACCCGACCTCGGTGGCCGAGCTGCTGCGCAACGAGCACCCGCAGATCGTCGCCGCCATCCTGGTGCACCTGGACTTCGAGCAGAGCTCGCAGGTGCTCAAGTGCTTCACCGAGCGCCAGCGCAACGAGGTGATGATCCGCATCGCCACGCTGGACGGCATCCAGCCGGCCGCCCTCAAGGACCTCAACGAGGTGCTGTCGAAGGTGCTGGCCGGTGGCGACCGGCTGCGCAAGGCCTCGCTGGGCGGCGCCAAGACCGCCGCCGAGATCATCAACATGATGGGGTCCTCGGTCGAGAGCTCGGTGCTGGACTACATCCGCCAGAGCGACCCGGAGCTGGCGCAGAAGATCATGGACAACATGTTCACCTTCGACGACCTGTTGAAGATGGACGACCGCGGCTTCCAGCTGCTGCTGCGGGAAGTGCAGACCGAATCGCTGGTCATCGCGCTCAAGGGCGCCAGCCCCGAGCTGCGCGAGCGCGTGTTCGGCAACATGTCCACGCGTGCCGCCGAGGCGCTGCGCGAGGACCTGGAATCGCGCGGCCCGGTGCGCCTGTCCGAGGTGGAAGCCGAGCAGAAGGAACTGCTGAAGATCGTCCGCCGCCTGGCGGAAGAAGGCCAGATCGTCCTGGGCATGGGTGGCGATGACAGCTTCGTCTAA
- a CDS encoding flagellar assembly protein FliH — MTASSNKPGQRPLYSRFIPREELHSFSAWSLGSLAEGEGGPVPPEPPAAPAAAPAPEPEPEPALSEAHQAALHEARQAGYKDGYRDGLVALENFKQSYAAQITAQVGQIAQAFQAQLELLEQQLAGALAAVACDIARQVVRTELQTRPALVEAVAQEALSTLLHSARHVQVRVHPEDHALLVERGQLDLESRNARLVADASVTRGGCIVESDIGTVDAAIETRWRQALAALGQSGDWSDAAPDAGDPA; from the coding sequence ATGACAGCTTCGTCTAACAAGCCGGGCCAGCGCCCGCTCTACAGCCGCTTCATCCCGCGCGAGGAGCTGCACTCGTTTTCGGCCTGGAGCCTGGGTTCGCTGGCCGAAGGCGAAGGCGGCCCGGTGCCGCCCGAGCCGCCCGCCGCACCGGCCGCGGCGCCCGCGCCGGAACCCGAGCCTGAACCGGCCCTCAGCGAGGCCCACCAGGCCGCGCTGCACGAGGCCCGCCAGGCCGGCTACAAGGACGGCTACCGCGACGGCCTGGTCGCGCTGGAGAACTTCAAGCAAAGCTACGCGGCGCAGATCACCGCGCAGGTGGGCCAGATCGCGCAGGCCTTCCAGGCCCAGCTCGAGCTGCTGGAACAGCAGCTGGCCGGCGCGCTGGCCGCGGTGGCCTGCGACATCGCCCGCCAGGTGGTGCGCACCGAGCTGCAGACCCGCCCGGCACTGGTCGAGGCGGTGGCGCAGGAAGCCCTGTCCACGCTGCTGCACTCGGCGCGCCACGTGCAGGTGCGCGTGCACCCCGAGGACCATGCGCTGCTCGTCGAGCGCGGGCAGCTGGACCTCGAATCGCGCAACGCCCGGCTGGTCGCGGATGCGTCCGTCACGCGCGGCGGCTGCATCGTCGAGTCCGACATCGGCACGGTCGACGCCGCGATCGAGACCCGCTGGCGCCAGGCCCTGGCCGCGCTCGGCCAGTCCGGGGACTGGAGCGACGCCGCGCCCGACGCGGGAGACCCGGCATGA